Within the Chitinivorax sp. B genome, the region TTTCCAGATGCTCACGCAACGCTCGAAAGGTATGGCCACAAACGGGGTTCGAACACTGGAAATACTCTTCCTGTGTAATCTCAGTCAGGTAACGGCTGCTTCGGGTATTGGCCGTAAAGCCGCAATGTGCGCATTTGGTTGCCATCCCGTTACACCTTTATCGTTGTTGCTTTTCCCATACCTGCAGGCCGGTCAAGTAGACCAAACGGGCAAGTGCGCCATCCGTCAGATTGTGACGGACAGCCAATTCATCAAAGCGCTTACGCTCGTCTGGCATCAAGCGCATGGCAATAGCACGTTTGTCGATTCCATTCGGAATGCGACGACGCATCGACCTGTTTTGCATATGCATGATATCTCCCTGTAGCGGGTTGTATTAGAATGTATGTTACAGCCATTCATAATACATAGTATTCCATACTTTTACAATGGATTTCTATTGTATATCTTATCTTGAGTTGGCATAAACATGCAAAACCATACAAATCTAACTTGTCTCAGCCAACGGAGAATGAACGATGAGCGCAGCACCTGACCTCGATTTCGGAACTCGATTGTTTTCGGAGCGTAAGCGGTTGGAGATGACACAAGGCGCAATGGCCAAAGCGGCAGGGGTGACGGTGTTAACCTATGGAAACTATGAACGCGGCACACAAACGCCAAATGCGACGGTGCTGGCGAACTTGCATACGATTGGTGTAGATGTGCTGTTTGTGCTGACAGGCACTCAGAACGAGGCCGTTTTGTCACCGGATGATACGGAATTGCTGGTGTCACTGAATACGTTAGACACCCGCCTACGGCGTAGCCTTGTGACGGGTGTATTGGAAACCATCAAGGTATATAACGAAAATTAGACAATCTTTCGAAGTTGTTCACCCTGCTGATGGATTTTAGCGTGAAGCGGTTCCAGCAACGAATAGACGTTCGCAGCTGAAATTGACTTGTCACCTGAACTGGACAGAAAGTCCAGGATTGTTTCCATGCTTCGTTCAACAATTTCTATATGGCCAGAAATCGTTTGTAATGGTTCGAGATTGGCCACAACAACGTCAATCTGACATTGCAGGTCGTTATATACATTGGCCAAAGTCGGGCTGGCGACAGCAACTTCTGTTTCCAGCCGGGCAATTTGATCGGAAATTTTGCTAAGCACTACAAATGGCGGTTTTTTTATCATTATTCGTTTATATCTTGAACTTCAAACTGAACAATGATAGTAAGCCAGATGCTGCATCGCAGCAATAGTCACACAAACAATTTTAAACTGGATTATAAAATTGTTTAGGATGTTGGCATATTGACTATGGGCAATGCATTTGCTGAATGAATCTCAACTGTAATGCGCAGTAACCCACCGTATCTAAAAAGTAAAAGCCAGCACTGTGACACTGGCTTTTTTTGCGGGGCAGGCTGGTACGGTAAATAATTGCAAATATGGCTACGCGGTCAAGTTACGGATAGCTGCATAGGGCACGTCTAGCAAACCTGATTCACCCCGGAAAAAGTAACGGCCAGCCCTGCTGTCGATCATGCGATTGATAAACGCCCTATCACCCCTGCGAAATTTAGCCGCAACCTGACAGCCTGCGGTGTCCATCATGATCAACTTGTTCAACAACGCTTCAAAAGTGGCGGAACACCCCCCAGGCAAAAACAGGTGTGGCACCACTGCAAGCGCGCCAGAATCCGCCTCTACGTCTTGATAGATTGCCCGCCTAGCGGCACCTTGATCAACAGCCCACATGACGCCAGTCAAAAACGGGCCATGGTCATCTGCAAAATACTGCCCAGAAAAAGGCGACAAGCACACAAAAATACTATCCGACACCTGATGAAGCGCACGGCCGATTTTTTCAGTATTGATACTATAACTCGACAAAGCACGTAACGGTGTCCAGACCGGTATTGCCAATAGTTGATGGGCTAATTGCCATTCAGACTTTATCCCATTGAATGCCCCCCTAAAAGTTCTGTATTTTTTTATAAAGACCAATAGTTTAAGCCAGCCATCAATTGAAACGGGATTATATTCAGTGAATTCAGAGCAGCTTCAATGAGTCAGAGAAAAAATCACACTCCCATATCTCAAATCCAGAAGTTTGCTTAACGGTCCTTGCTAGGTGCCCCGAGTGGTGATGTACAGCAGCGGATCATCGGTGGCGCTACCATGCGCGGTGCTCCACAGTGGTGTTTGATATTGCCCAGCTGGGTAACCGGCGATGATATCATCGCTCACATACTGGTAATCCTGACTACCCGCGCCATCTGTGCGGCCGATGCGCTTGCCGTCGGCGTCGTAACGGTAGCGGCCCAGCAGGGTGCCGGCGGCGCTGTCCAGGTTGATCTGGGTCAGTTGTTGCAGGCTGTTGTACCGGAAGGCGTGTTGCACAGTGCCAACACGCTTCAGCGTCAGGTTGCCGTTCGGGTCGTACTGGAAGCTGCCCAGCAGGGCGTTGGTGACGGCAATTATCCGACGAAATCGACCACTCTGATCCCAACGATTTACTCCCATACTACACCTTAGCTTGTTTTTGGGGGAAGCTTATATAGTGCTGCATATGGCTCTTCACTCTCTCCGCCCTTGGGGTTTCGGAAGAAGAAGGTATATTCTCGGCTGTCCAATTTCCTATGAACAAACGCCCCGTCTGAAGCAATTCTATATGAGCCAGCTTCTATGCAGCCATTTGGCATAATTTCCATAAGGGTATCCCTAATTGCTCCATACGTTGGCAGGCAGGAATTTGGTAGAAACGAAATTGGAATTGGCACTACCGATCCTTTATCCTCTTCAATCTCCATTGTAATAGCCCGTAATGCAGCTCCAGGTTCACATGCCCACAATATTCCAGCAATAAATGGTGCCTGCGGATTACTCACAAGGCAGCCTTCTTTATATGGACTAACCAAAATATAGATGTTCTCTCCGGCTATATACAGCGAATTTCCAAGTTTATCGAAACTATTACCTGATGAAGTCAAATCAGAAATCGGTGTCCATCGCTTTATTGCAAATACGTCCTGAATATCCATAACTACCTCGTCAAGACCGTCACCTTCTCACCCGCTGCAGGCTGCTTCATCCATTATAAATTCGTGCTAATAAGAAAGCTTATATATCACAGCATATGGCAATTCATCGTCTCTGGCCTCTCTCTCTCGAAAAAAGAAGGCAAAAGATTTTGATTCTATTGATCGATGCACAAAGGCTCCATCTTTGGCAATTCGGTAAATTGCCGTCTCTAAATACTCTTCAGATAGCACTGACTTCAGCACT harbors:
- a CDS encoding ogr/Delta-like zinc finger family protein; translation: MATKCAHCGFTANTRSSRYLTEITQEEYFQCSNPVCGHTFRALREHLETLSPSAIPNPHVHLPVANRARLHAIASVLHRSNQLTLDFDS
- a CDS encoding helix-turn-helix transcriptional regulator; this translates as MSAAPDLDFGTRLFSERKRLEMTQGAMAKAAGVTVLTYGNYERGTQTPNATVLANLHTIGVDVLFVLTGTQNEAVLSPDDTELLVSLNTLDTRLRRSLVTGVLETIKVYNEN